One Vigna unguiculata cultivar IT97K-499-35 chromosome 11, ASM411807v1, whole genome shotgun sequence DNA window includes the following coding sequences:
- the LOC114170322 gene encoding protein MAIN-LIKE 1-like, protein MDDNREARGISVGGGEAQRDMVRTRGNLSIRGSNDAPESSTQGGTRKRPTASARRKGQHEANVVQDDILENEVSDVPREDEHGIDNDGGGFPGGPYDTSLLTRYQDHVARMMWDGQDRAVKVVSHIKKVKKLGRPHPSVAPFVLASGLSPLCDILYEYIELGLVLSFVERWHPKTNTFHLPIGEMTITLDDVWSLLHLSISGNFCSTENLEYEDSVEILTTLLGVDRAMACVELNQSRGCTIFANKSATYVRTHYLELFRDLSICRTYGWGVAALVHLYEQLGDASFSNTKQSAGYLPLLQAWIYEHFPTLGRKQVRDTYVETEPRALRYVTGRAISAIADVRVQLDGLTYHGMIWNPYVAHRAARQLVTHGMFSGFLRVGTLVHRHMSEHVLRQFGFMQPIPRPPSSLPMMDFEAIDDRWKKHEQFVVHQVVQAPAPFSCADGYLQWFRRVSHPYILRGAEVDRPSLVIVPQLRQNLPDDIIVQRTSPSSSSSGLLGLVKCIVGGLQRMIDCRDVTEGTVAWDHTHELLQMARDGVEEEESRGGRRNLHFY, encoded by the exons ATGGATGACAATAGGGAGGCGCGTGGGATAAGTGTGGGTGGAGGGGAGGCACAAAGGG ATATGGTTAGGACACGAGGAAATTTATCTATACGCGGTTCAAATGATGCACCCGAGAGTTCCACACAGGGTGGTACACGGAAGAGACCCACAGCTTCGGCTCGTAGAAAGGGTCAGCATGAGGCTAATGTGGTTCAGGATGATATTCTTGAGAATGAGGTTTCTGACGTTCCTCGGGAGGACGAGCATGGCATTGATAACGATGGTGGAGGATTTCCTGGTGGTCCGTATGATACATCTTTATTGACCCGGTACCAGGATCATGTTGCACGCATGATGTGGGATGGTCAG GATCGAGCTGTGAAAGTGGTCTCCCATATTAAAAAGGTGAAGAAATTAGGACGTCCTCACCCTTCTGTTGCACCTTTTGTGTTAGCTTCTGGATTATCGCCTCTGTgcgatattttatatgaatatatcgAGCTTGGGTTAGTATTGAGTTTCGTGGAGAGATGGCATCCCAAGACTAATACTTTTCATCTACCCATTGGGGAGATGACCATCACTTTAGATGACGTATGGTCACTTCTCCATCTTTCCATCAGTGGAAACTTTTGCTCCACTGAAAATCTGGAATATGAAGATTCTGTTGAGATTTTGACGACACTTCTTGGTGTTGACCGGGCCATGGCTTGTGTGGAGCTGAATCAAAGTCGGG GGTGCACGATATTTGCTAACAAAAGCGCCACCTATGTTCGTACACATTATCTCGAGCTATTTAGAGATCTCTCCATATGTCGTACATATGGTTGGGGAGTTGCTGCTCTTGTCCACTTATATGAGCAGCTAGGAGATGCCAGCTTTTCAAATACAAAGCAATCAGCTGGATATCTACCTCTTCTACAG GCTTGGATATACGAGCACTTCCCTACATTGGGAAGGAAGCAAGTACGGGATACATATGTGGAGACCGAACCCCGTGCTCTACGTTATGTCACTGGACGCGCCATTTCCGCTATAGCTGATGTTAGAGTCCAGTTGGATGGCTTGACATATCATGGGATGATTTGGAACCCATATGTAGCACATAGAGCTGCTCGACAACTTGTAACACATGGCATGTTTTCTGGCTTCCTGAGGGTTGGTACCCTCGTACACCGTCATATGTCGGAGCATGTGTTACGACAATTTGGCTTCATGCAGCCTATTCCACGACCGCCCAGTTCGCTTCCCATGATGGACTTTGAGGCTATTGATGATCGGTGGAAAAAGCACGAGCAGTTTGTTGTACATCAAGTGGTCCAAGCACCAGCTCCTTTTTCATGTGCAGATGGATATTTGCAGTGGTTTAGGAGAGTCTCCCATCCATACATTTTACGTGGAGCTGAGGTCGACCGACCTAGCCTTGTGATTGTGCCCCAACTTCGTCAGAATTTGCCAGATGACATAATAGTTCAGAGAACGTCACCGTCATCATCTTCAAGTGGTTTATTG GGTCTCGTGAAATGCATTGTAGGCGGTCTTCAGCGGATGATAGACTGTAGAGACGTTACTGAGGGCACAGTTGCTTGGGATCACACTCATGAGTTATTGCAGATGGCTCGAGATGGCGTTGAAGAGGAAGAGAGTAGAGGAGGACGTAGA AATTTACATTtctattga